Proteins encoded together in one Syntrophorhabdus sp. window:
- the lpxC gene encoding UDP-3-O-[3-hydroxymyristoyl] N-acetylglucosamine deacetylase, with the protein MNKVLIIDDERNILDSLSGILEDEGFSVLKATDGKEGLAIFEREAPDVVLLDVWMPELDGIQVLKEIRTRKDDAKVVVISGHGTISTAVEAVKMGAYDFLEKPLSIDKVLEVVSRSIGVGSKHDPSVADFKLEVTPGRTREKQKTIGKSTVVYGVGLHSGVKTGMILLPMPENTGIVFETIPDGERIPAYIDYVFSVGYASSVKGKNSVVRTIEHLLSACHMYGITNLLVKVSEEIPIFDGSAIEICRKIEEAEVIDQADGIEPLVITEKVELPNLQNGKYLAAEPSDHFEIDYLLEQKRPIGTQHYRFVAGRDDYVANIAPARTFGFLKDFEQLAKMGLGTGGRINNFIILGEDEVINTKLRFEDEFVRHKVLDLIGDIYLLNRPITGKITARQTGHVENIALVKELKKRFL; encoded by the coding sequence ATGAACAAGGTTCTCATCATAGACGACGAACGGAACATCCTTGACTCCCTCTCGGGTATCCTCGAGGATGAAGGCTTCTCGGTGCTGAAGGCGACCGACGGCAAGGAAGGCCTGGCCATCTTCGAGCGCGAAGCCCCCGACGTGGTCCTCCTCGATGTGTGGATGCCCGAACTTGACGGCATCCAGGTCCTCAAGGAGATACGCACCCGGAAGGACGACGCGAAGGTGGTGGTCATATCGGGGCACGGGACGATCTCGACGGCGGTGGAGGCCGTCAAGATGGGTGCCTATGATTTTCTCGAAAAACCCCTCTCCATCGACAAGGTGCTCGAGGTCGTCTCCCGCAGCATCGGCGTCGGTTCAAAGCACGACCCGTCGGTTGCGGATTTCAAGCTGGAAGTGACGCCCGGGCGCACCAGGGAAAAGCAGAAGACCATCGGAAAGAGCACCGTCGTTTACGGGGTGGGACTCCACTCCGGGGTGAAAACGGGAATGATCCTCCTGCCCATGCCGGAGAACACGGGCATAGTCTTCGAGACCATTCCCGACGGGGAACGCATACCGGCCTACATCGACTACGTCTTCTCCGTGGGATACGCGTCATCGGTGAAAGGCAAGAACAGCGTTGTGCGCACCATCGAACACCTCCTGTCCGCCTGTCATATGTACGGGATCACGAACCTTCTCGTCAAGGTGAGCGAAGAGATACCCATCTTCGACGGCTCGGCCATCGAGATCTGCAGAAAGATCGAGGAGGCTGAGGTCATCGACCAGGCCGACGGGATCGAACCGCTCGTCATCACGGAAAAGGTGGAGCTCCCCAACCTGCAGAACGGGAAGTACCTCGCGGCGGAGCCCTCGGACCACTTCGAGATCGACTATCTCCTGGAACAGAAGAGGCCTATCGGGACACAGCATTACCGGTTTGTCGCCGGGCGCGACGACTATGTCGCCAACATCGCTCCCGCGAGGACCTTCGGTTTCCTCAAGGACTTCGAGCAGCTCGCGAAGATGGGCCTCGGGACCGGAGGGCGCATCAATAACTTCATCATCCTCGGCGAAGACGAGGTCATAAACACGAAGCTGAGGTTCGAAGATGAGTTCGTCCGCCACAAGGTCCTCGACCTCATCGGGGACATCTACCTCCTCAACCGTCCCATAACGGGCAAGATAACCGCCCGCCAGACAGGCCATGTGGAGAACATCGCGCTGGTAAAGGAACTGAAAAAACGGTTTCTCTGA
- a CDS encoding outer membrane lipoprotein carrier protein LolA, translating to MRPVLFGVLAVFLLVPFPAGAEGTAGAGDNAKPAVKGETGSPFDSIKKTYAGITSLEASFHQKIFVSGIKKIRDFDGDFYFKRQKGFLWQYTKPKSKTFLYDGRHMWQDEEGKTFVLKSKVSREKTGGTFFDLVEDIARIDNIFTVKQHSILAGMEYFELLPKKDSTVNMAKIWIDKKNLLRKIEILEFTGNINTIEFTDIKVNAPVSDSRFIYKSDGVKDVVER from the coding sequence TTGCGGCCGGTCCTTTTCGGTGTCCTGGCGGTGTTCCTGTTGGTTCCCTTTCCCGCCGGCGCTGAGGGAACGGCCGGGGCCGGCGATAACGCGAAACCCGCCGTCAAGGGCGAGACCGGGTCTCCCTTTGATTCCATAAAAAAGACCTATGCAGGCATCACCTCGCTGGAGGCCTCTTTTCACCAGAAGATCTTTGTCTCGGGCATCAAGAAGATACGTGATTTTGACGGGGACTTCTACTTTAAGAGACAGAAGGGGTTCCTGTGGCAATACACGAAACCGAAAAGCAAGACATTCCTCTATGACGGGCGCCACATGTGGCAGGATGAGGAGGGCAAGACCTTCGTGCTCAAGAGCAAGGTGAGCAGGGAGAAGACGGGAGGCACCTTTTTCGACCTCGTCGAGGACATCGCCCGCATCGACAACATCTTCACCGTCAAACAGCACAGCATACTGGCGGGGATGGAGTATTTCGAGCTCCTCCCGAAGAAGGATTCCACCGTCAATATGGCCAAGATCTGGATCGACAAGAAGAACCTTCTGAGGAAGATCGAGATCCTTGAATTCACCGGCAACATCAACACGATCGAATTCACCGACATCAAGGTGAACGCCCCCGTCAGCGACTCGAGATTCATCTACAAGTCCGACGGGGTAAAAGATGTGGTGGAAAGATAG